One region of Ictalurus furcatus strain D&B chromosome 17, Billie_1.0, whole genome shotgun sequence genomic DNA includes:
- the rilp gene encoding rab-interacting lysosomal protein isoform X2: METIQTNQDDKKLNECFERTVSALTVDDVYNIAKLIGSDVEKLIDSYGRTSVESLVPKIVKVLELLESFTASYHTQKSKEESLLRAFETLQVQQHECNKTDAREWQHKEQKLRLEMEALQKEVLHLQEENQELLGRLQSSLSKEDRTQRQEREVMLKLKEVVDKQRDELRAKVQEISKMSKEVEALQEQLDRFMKMNGELRSKQNMMQVQLKSAAERRVDLEVDLSEKDKEIERLVAKLEQAKADTAPNTKSPAVDMTYKVTVDPNKPCFTKQEVRDILFERNELKANLFLVQEELAFYQREILNDERYPGFLLGAVRGAIKKQRTIIKAKMLGIPEDDCSSDEEKGPLFEKRKDEDCPDSKPPESRIRTLFGYLSRSGSDRSGHQINSSAWEIINTEENLPEVENGPGGSP; encoded by the exons ATGGAAACCATCCAGACCAACCAAGACGACAAGAAGTTGAACGAGTGTTTTGAGAGGACCGTTTCAGCTCTAACCGTGGACGATGTGTACAACATTGCCAAACTGATCGGCTCCGACGTGGAGAAGCTCATCGACAGCTATGGCAGAACTAGTGTTGAGAGTTTGGTGCCGAAAATAGTGAAAGTGCTGGAGCTCTTGGAGAGTTTCACAGCCAGCTACCACACACAGAAATCTAAAGAGGAGAGTCTACTCAGGGCGTTTGAAACACTACAGGTTCAACAGCACGAGTGCAACAAGACGGACGCTCgc gAATGGCAGCACAAGGAACAGAAATTGAGGCTGGAGATGGAGGCATTGCAGAAGGAGGTGCTGCACCTACAGGAGGAGAACCAAGAACTGCTGGGTCGCCTGCAGAGCTCCCTCTCTAAAGAAG ACCGTACACAGCGTCAGGAGAGAGAGGTGATGCTCAAACTTAAAGAGGTGGTGGATAAACAGCGTGACGAGCTCCGAGCCAAAGTGCAGGAGATATCCAAGATGTCTAAAGAAGTGGAAGCG CTTCAGGAGCAGTTGGATCGCTTTATGAAGATGAACGGAGAGCTGCGGAGTAAACAGAACATGATGCAAGTTCAGCTGAAGAGTGCCGCAGAAAGGAGGGTAGACCTCGAGGTTGACCTgagtgagaaagacaaagagatagAGCGACTTGTCGCAAAGCTGGAGCAGGCCAAGGCAGACACTGCTCCTAACACG AAGAGTCCAGCTGTTGACATGACATATAAGGTGACCGTTGACCCAAATAAGCCATGCTTCACCAAGCAGGAAGTGCGAGACATTTTGTTTGAGAGGAATGAGCTAAAGGCCAATCTCTTCCTGGTGCAAGAAGAGCTCGCCTTCTACCagcg GGAGATCCTGAATGATGAGAGATATCCTGGCTTCTTACTGGGAGCAGTGCGTGGCGCAATAAAGAAACAGAGGACCATCATTAAAGCCAAAATGCTGGGTATACCAGAGGATGACTGCAGCAG TGATGAAGAGAAAGGTCCTTTGTTTGAGAAGAGAAAGGATGAAGACTGCCCTGACAGCAAACCTCCAGAATCACGGATCAGAACCCT CTTTGGCTACCTGAGCCGCTCAGGCAGTGATAGGAGTGGACATCAGATCAACAGTTCTGCGTGGGAAATCATCAACACAGAGGAGAACCTACCGGAAGTGGAGAATGGGCCTGGAGGCTCTCCCTGA
- the rilp gene encoding rab-interacting lysosomal protein isoform X1, with product METIQTNQDDKKLNECFERTVSALTVDDVYNIAKLIGSDVEKLIDSYGRTSVESLVPKIVKVLELLESFTASYHTQKSKEESLLRAFETLQVQQHECNKTDARQEWQHKEQKLRLEMEALQKEVLHLQEENQELLGRLQSSLSKEDRTQRQEREVMLKLKEVVDKQRDELRAKVQEISKMSKEVEALQEQLDRFMKMNGELRSKQNMMQVQLKSAAERRVDLEVDLSEKDKEIERLVAKLEQAKADTAPNTKSPAVDMTYKVTVDPNKPCFTKQEVRDILFERNELKANLFLVQEELAFYQREILNDERYPGFLLGAVRGAIKKQRTIIKAKMLGIPEDDCSSDEEKGPLFEKRKDEDCPDSKPPESRIRTLFGYLSRSGSDRSGHQINSSAWEIINTEENLPEVENGPGGSP from the exons ATGGAAACCATCCAGACCAACCAAGACGACAAGAAGTTGAACGAGTGTTTTGAGAGGACCGTTTCAGCTCTAACCGTGGACGATGTGTACAACATTGCCAAACTGATCGGCTCCGACGTGGAGAAGCTCATCGACAGCTATGGCAGAACTAGTGTTGAGAGTTTGGTGCCGAAAATAGTGAAAGTGCTGGAGCTCTTGGAGAGTTTCACAGCCAGCTACCACACACAGAAATCTAAAGAGGAGAGTCTACTCAGGGCGTTTGAAACACTACAGGTTCAACAGCACGAGTGCAACAAGACGGACGCTCgc caggAATGGCAGCACAAGGAACAGAAATTGAGGCTGGAGATGGAGGCATTGCAGAAGGAGGTGCTGCACCTACAGGAGGAGAACCAAGAACTGCTGGGTCGCCTGCAGAGCTCCCTCTCTAAAGAAG ACCGTACACAGCGTCAGGAGAGAGAGGTGATGCTCAAACTTAAAGAGGTGGTGGATAAACAGCGTGACGAGCTCCGAGCCAAAGTGCAGGAGATATCCAAGATGTCTAAAGAAGTGGAAGCG CTTCAGGAGCAGTTGGATCGCTTTATGAAGATGAACGGAGAGCTGCGGAGTAAACAGAACATGATGCAAGTTCAGCTGAAGAGTGCCGCAGAAAGGAGGGTAGACCTCGAGGTTGACCTgagtgagaaagacaaagagatagAGCGACTTGTCGCAAAGCTGGAGCAGGCCAAGGCAGACACTGCTCCTAACACG AAGAGTCCAGCTGTTGACATGACATATAAGGTGACCGTTGACCCAAATAAGCCATGCTTCACCAAGCAGGAAGTGCGAGACATTTTGTTTGAGAGGAATGAGCTAAAGGCCAATCTCTTCCTGGTGCAAGAAGAGCTCGCCTTCTACCagcg GGAGATCCTGAATGATGAGAGATATCCTGGCTTCTTACTGGGAGCAGTGCGTGGCGCAATAAAGAAACAGAGGACCATCATTAAAGCCAAAATGCTGGGTATACCAGAGGATGACTGCAGCAG TGATGAAGAGAAAGGTCCTTTGTTTGAGAAGAGAAAGGATGAAGACTGCCCTGACAGCAAACCTCCAGAATCACGGATCAGAACCCT CTTTGGCTACCTGAGCCGCTCAGGCAGTGATAGGAGTGGACATCAGATCAACAGTTCTGCGTGGGAAATCATCAACACAGAGGAGAACCTACCGGAAGTGGAGAATGGGCCTGGAGGCTCTCCCTGA